Within Candidatus Binatia bacterium, the genomic segment CGTCTTGCGGATCAGCCGCGCGCGTGTTTCTTGCGCGTCGGCTGGATACGCGTGTCAGAGCGCGGACGCCTGTGCGCCTCAAGCCAGGCTTTGAACGAACGCTGGCTTTCACCCGATGCTCTGCCGCTGAGCAGGCCTTCGACGCTGATGTCCTCGTCGAGATCGGGCCAATGGATGCCCTCCCCGTTGCCGATCAAACGCCAGTGCTTGCGCTC encodes:
- a CDS encoding DUF2442 domain-containing protein codes for the protein ERKHWRLIGNGEGIHWPDLDEDISVEGLLSGRASGESQRSFKAWLEAHRRPRSDTRIQPTRKKHARG